In one window of Amblyomma americanum isolate KBUSLIRL-KWMA chromosome 9, ASM5285725v1, whole genome shotgun sequence DNA:
- the LOC144105679 gene encoding uncharacterized protein LOC144105679: MEAIRSCFCGACDDCRKCCSQGEAQQRGDTQQQHHHPLQETPQRHTGSTGSSESTQQEKPLKDMDEPVVTKAPSGTGSGSSRGTSTSGDSKQRWKSKPKEKPEAKVRLCSELVRHESTTGSASSEETEPSELLARQFDTSGEGSGTSMGGTAEDTSTSPEDDSGKGPTKA; the protein is encoded by the coding sequence ATGGAGGCCATCAGGAGCTGCTTTTGCGGAGCGTGCGACGATTGTCGCAAATGCTGCTCTCAAGGCGAAGCCCAGCAGCGGGGTGACacccagcagcagcaccaccatcCCTTGCAGGAGACGCCGCAGCGGCACACAGGCTCGACGGGCTCGTCCGAGTCCACCCAGCAGGAAAAGCCCTTGAAAGACATGGACGAGCCGGTGGTCACCAAGGCGCCGTCTGGTACGGGATCTGGTAGCAGCAGAGGCACCAGCACTTCAGGCGATTCGAAGCAGAGGTGGAAGTCGAAGCCGAAAGAGAAGCCGGAGGCCAAGGTGCGCCTTTGCTCGGAGTTGGTGCGCCATGAAAGCACCACTGGCTCCGCCAGCAGCGAGGAGACCGAGCCCTCGGAGCTGTTAGCCAGGCAGTTCGATACTTCCGGGGAAGGCAGCGGGACGTCCATGGGAGGTACCGCCGAGGATACTTCCACGTCCCCCGAAGACGATTCTGGAAAGGGCCCCACCAAGGCTTGA
- the LOC144105678 gene encoding uncharacterized protein LOC144105678, whose amino-acid sequence MEAIRNCLCGACESCRKWCDDEPPQRGIVQREPHPLQEAPHAGSTSSSEEIHQEIPLKDMDEPLISKAPSGAGDGSDKGAGPSGDPRSKPKDKPEGKTRLAASLVRTGSGGSGSGEELLAGQVESSGEGSGTSMGGSAEDTSTSPEEAAGKGPAKA is encoded by the coding sequence ATGGAGGCTATAAGGAACTGTCTTTGCGGAGCCTGCGAGAGTTGTCGCAAGTGGTGCGACGACGAACCCCCACAGCGGGGTATCGTTCAACGGGAGCCCCACCCGCTACAGGAGGCGCCGCACGCAGGCTCGACCAGTTCTTCCGAGGAAATTCATCAGGAAATTCCGTTGAAAGACATGGATGAGCCGTTGATTTCCAAGGCGCCTTCCGGTGCAGGAGACGGCAGCGACAAGGGTGCCGGCCCTTCAGGCGACCCGAGGTCAAAGCCGAAGGACAAGCCGGAGGGCAAGACGCGCCTTGCGGCTTCCTTGGTGCGCACTGGCAGCGGTGGCTCCGGCAGTGGCGAGGAGCTTTTAGCAGGGCAGGTCGAGTCTTCTGGGGAAGGCAGCGGTACGTCCATGGGAGGTAGCGCCGAGGATACTTCCACATCCCCCGAAGAGGCTGCTGGAAAGGGCCCCGCCAAGGCTTGA